The Silene latifolia isolate original U9 population chromosome Y, ASM4854445v1, whole genome shotgun sequence sequence AGTAAGTTTAAGTGAATTTATAAGGGTCAATAagaaatttatgatttttatgaaggTCACAATCATATGACACAAACACCCTTAACAATGGTGCATTTGACGCAATCGAGAGAATTGAACATAATTCACAAAAAAAATGATAATTGACAACTCGAAGCTTAACCTAGGTCCAGTTAAGTCTCTTAGGATATTGAAGGAGTATGTCATAGGATATAAGAATGTGGGTGCATCATTTGAAGACTTTAAAAGTTTTTCAAGAGACATCAAAAGGTACTTAAGTGAAAGTGATACTCAAATGCTTATTGAGCAATTTATGAAAGTAAAACACATGTGTCCATCGTTTAACTTTGACTTTGACGTAGAGTCCAAAGGCAGATTGTCACATATTTTCTGGGCTGACCCTATTAGTATAAAAAATTATATGTTATTTGGGGACATGACATCTTTTGACACTACCTTTAGGAAAAACAACTATAAAATGATATTTGGCCCTTTCTTGGGGGTAGATCACCATAAGAGATGTGTGATCTTTGGTGCTGGGCTCATTATTAATGAAAGAAAATAGTCATTTGCCTAGTTGTTGAATAAGTTATTAGATGCCATGGGGGGTCGTCATCCAGTTTGTCTGATAACTGATGAAGATGCATGgatagaagaaggaatgaaattaGCTTGGAAAGATAAGGTCCAACATAGGTATTGTATGTGGCACATATTGAAAAAATTGCCTGAGAAAGTAGGGCCTTCAATATGAAAAGAAAACGAGTTTCTGAAGGAGATAAACTCATGTGTTTGGGGTCAAGATGTGGAACCACATGAATTTGAGGAAAGGTGGACAACAATAGTTGAATCTCATGGGTTGTCGGAGAATGAATGGCTTAAGGAAAAATATGTCATTAGGCATATGTGGGTTCCGGCATACTTTCGCGACCTATTTATAGGAGGTTTGATGAAAACTACCTCAAGGTCTGAATCAGAAAACCACTTTTTTAGCAACTTCACTAATCCTAATCTAACCCTAGTTGAGTTTTTGATGCGATTTGAGAGTGCAATGGATGCGCAACGATGTACCCAATCTAAACTCATTGCACAATAAAAAAACTCTTCTCCCTCGTTATCGACTCCTCTTGCTCTCGAAAAACACGCAGCAAATACTTACACGCCAAAAATCTTTTACGAGTTTCAAGATGAATTAAAAGCTGCTTGTTTTTCATGTGGGGTTGgggataaaaaaaaaaagatgataaCTATTAAATTGACTACATAGACATCATAGATCAAGAAATAAACAAAACGTATGTGGTTGGTTTCAAGATGGATGAAGTGAAACTGGTATGCAGTtgcaagaagtttgaaagacACGGAATACTATGTCGACATGTTCTGTGTGTCCTTAAAGATCAGGGATTTAAGAAAGTTCCAAGTAAATATCTACTTGGTAGGTGGAGCGAACTAGCAACCTGCAAGCCAATCTTCAGTTATGATGGGCAGTTGCTTGCTAATTGCAGGGCAGTGGATGTACATAAAAACAAAATTAGTGAATTGTGGTCGGAATTATTCACTTGTGTGTCACTAGTTGAACTGACTCCTTTGTATTGTGATGAGTTGTTGGACATTTTACGTGGGTTCAAGGAAAGGGTTATTATAGGAAGAAGTGTCGCTAATGATAGTGGTAATAGTGGTATTGGGCAGAAAAAGGACAAGATTGCTGAAATTGGAATTCTTTTAGGAACAAGTGTCCCTAGTGAAATTAAAGTTTTGCCTCCAAGACAATGCAAAAACAAAGGGTCGGGGAAAAGACCGATCTCGCAAAGAGTAAAAGCCGGGGAAGTCAGCAAGAAACCACTAAGAAGATGTACGGCTTGTGGGAAGATGGCGAACCACGACAGTAGGAATTGTGACAAAAGGACCACCGGAGATTAGTAGAGTAAGTTTTCTCCTATTAGCGTGAATTTCTATTATTAGCCTATGTTTTCCCTCTAAGTTTTAGCCTTGCTGACATTTGGTTTATTATCTATGAGGATTGAAGTGTGAGGCGAGGAATTGCTTGGACTTATGATGCGAAGCAGATCAGAACCAGAAACTGAAATATTCGATTTCAGACAACTTAAGAAAGTAATCTGAATGCTACGTTATTTGTTTTATGTGACACTGTTTGGACTTGTGCAGCATTGCAGTGGACTGTGAAGAATTTTTGGAGCATTCGGAGCATTTTTGGAGCACTTTTTTAGAATTATCATTTGGGAAGCATATTTGAAGCATTTGACAGTAGCATTATTGAAGAATTTGATTGTGTTTGCACTTTTTATTTGATAGATTTTGGACTTGTCCAGATTATGATCAATGTAAATTACTTCTTGTTTTGCAAACACCATTTTTTTTCCTGGATTTAAAGAATGTAAAGTAAGTTCTCTGGTTTTTTAGACTAGTACATATTGTAGATTTTCGGATTGATGACCTGAGCACGGAAGTCCGAAATGTTATATTGGATTTAAAGAATGTAAAACGTGAGTTTTCCTGGCATCATTACGTCGTGCATGTACAAGcttatttaatgcacatataatGCTATTTAGTGCACATATAAGGCAATTAAGGAAACCTGAAAAATCGATTAATTTATTAATGTTCATTACGAGAGCAAGTGTTGAAACTTCAAAGAGCATTTCTGGTTTTGCTAACTTTAACATTGGTTGACACGGTTCTTGGCTCTATTCTCGCTATAAGTTCTCCCAAAATTTGGTATTAAAAAGCTAAAATGAGAGTAGCCCAACACTTAAATGTGAATAATTGAATCATCTTGCCGGTAAAATTTAAATTGACGACCTCAGCCCATTTCTAGAATGTTTGTTTGAACTTGTTACTACATTATCTAGTTCATGTGTTTAACAACGAATTGGACCAACatcaccatatatatatatatatatatatatatatatatatatatatatatatatatatatatatatatatatatatatatatatatatatatatatatatagcttcATATGATAAAAAAGAGAATAGCCGAACACTTAAATGTGATTAATTGATGTGGGCTTATTTCAATTTGGGCCCTTCCTAACAGCATATTAGTATGGTAATTTTGGCTCACTTTTGAGTCCAGTCCTGAGTTACTTTTATCAAGTCGTGTTACTAGTCATATTTAGGAGGAAAATCATTAATTTAATATTTGTAATAATCAATATAGTACATGGTTATTTCATGCATGCACAtggttatttcatgcatgtacatgattatttcatgcacatagaacgtTTTCAAATGCATGTATAAGACAACTATTATGAAGCCCGAGAAATGTGATCCACCACTACATCCTTCTTTCCTACCACATCCCAGGCCGTCGAATCAAATACTAAAATTCCAAAATCTAaattaaaatgcaacattttaaaAGTTCACTTAATTTAGTATATTTAATTGCTTTAAGAATTGACCTGGGACACATCCATTGtacatatttcatgcatgcacattgttatttcatgcacataaaacGTTTTTTAATGCATGTATGATGTTAGAGAAATTTTCCTAGGACGGTTTCATTGTCCAATTTTGAAATATACAGGACAATAGTGCTTAGCTATGGAGACCTTACTTAAGACTTTAAGAGCGAGGCTGCCTCATGACATATTTTTTCCagaatctaatatgttctcagaATTAGTCCAGAAACATGAATTCTTGTCTTACATAACTTACATATTACAAAATCTAATATGTACCCAGAATTAGTGTATTACAAAAGGGAAGTCCTTATGACATGTTTTTTTCCAAATAAAAAAAATGGCAAAACAATGCAAAGCTTGGTGTTTGGAATGTAGGATTAGGTTCTCTGCCACTCCCTTTGCTAATCACAAAACTCAAGTGCTTAGAAAATAACACCTAGTCATAAAGATCGCACAAGTTTTCTAGCCACTTCAACCAATAGACTCCACAAGCATACCTTATAAAAGAATGAAATTTGTTTAAACTTTTAATATGTTGTGTTTCCATCAAACAAATTAAAATGAGTCGTATATAATTTAAGCATGTATggtactgtaatactccgtatttataagtcttggggtactctatcgagtaggccttactctgtcgagtaagggtaagttgcgttttagaaaagtttctgacatgtagggtactctatcaagtagccttaggtactcgatagagtaagggggtactctatcaagtagccttaggtactcgatagagtaagggggtactctatcaagtagccttaggtactcgatagagtaagggggtactctatcaagtagccttaggcactcgatcgagtaagggggtactcgatcgagtaccttgggtactcgatcgagtgtccggtttttacggggagttttctcgggttttgttaattacgcgattaaagtatttaaacctattcgtcattgttctaaatcactttttacaaaacctaaaacctgtttaagagagaaagcaactagtcttcttcctaatcgcgttcttgacaattcccggagttcagacggtcagttcgtatcgtagttcgtgtcgttggattccttgcgtcgagggtaagcttttaacataatttttataatgtttagttaagtttggttaaaccctaatttaggaattggggatttttatgtgtagtatgtgatgtatggcctatgtgtgttatatgataggaggagggttcgtagaagaggcgttttgatagagctgtagataccgtctgcttgttgtgctttccgggtaggatttcctactcggtttagtcccataatgggatattggtgatgtctttgtagttagttgtttgatatgatgattgtgattgtgattgtgattgtggttgtgtttgttgatggttctcgagatgcgttctcggctgagtggggtcacttgcgggagtgatctcacgccctagtttcgcccttcgtggaacccgccacggaaggggatgtgcacattaatggacagggttatcgctcgtacgatgagcggggcttaggtgggaacggctgcggtcccccactggcaaaatggtccaaagggacggtcggtattgagatgatggggattggttggtggtgtgcgtgtgtgtgtgacagttcagctgtctgtttgtcttattatggatatatatatatataagttgtgtgattagtactgaccccgtttaaatgttttaaaaactgtggtgatccattcggggtggtgagcggttgcttaagcggtatatcttggatacgcgtgggatctagtcagggatggagtcatcacatatccgagtctttagtcttccgctgtgtttgttaggacagttcctttcagttggtttatagtttgagaacagttgtattttgcttaccgttggttttgtaatgtaatcacttaaacttatttaataaagtatgtttcttcattgtcttatgattatcatgcctcgggtaaccgagatggtgacatcctcatacctgggtggtcctggtaaggcacttggagtatgggggtgtcacaaatggtatcagagcgacgatcctgaaacctgtaaccaatgaatctaatgaatctagggagtcaattaaaattaacccggggtaaaggttgtaggagctaatgcaaagacttaggagacgtcctaaagtcgcgaactcgccctacaattttgaaccggtcaccatgggatatgtgtcggtatcgttatgtgcttattgtgtgctgtgtgtatttatgtagtagtatgttgtatgaattgatggatgaaagatgataatgacgtgaattgtatgttggttgattgtaaagcatgaaagtataattattgatacatgtaatttgacatgttataagTACGCAAGGAAAattgttttgtctatatatatatataaagcgatgtgtaagtatacatgttgttgttgtcgtgttgagtaaaagtacagaaggttaggagtatgaattgaacatgtgctgggtgaatatgttgaacgcatatggtggataaatatgtggtatgatggatgaattagtggaaaagatgaatcatcgtggtagtaacatttgaataggggacttgatgtcatgtatttgtgattttgtttacgaaaagtgatagaataaaaacatgtgggtaagtcataattggcaagttagataagctaagtgcatgatgaatgttgttgtttggcttttgaaaatagtaacatatgattatgaatactagttttatgagttttgggttattttcgtttaacttggttgttgtttaagttgtttggaagtaaaaatcaaataattatgtcgtctgattacagcaaagttgtctttaaactgttataacttgagatgcgtaaatgattttaatgtgattccaattggaggtgatagcttgttcttttacgattctaacgataggtcacacgtccaaaacgaccaagaaatgagtgagttatgactgttttacgaaaactggacagtgctgagaattggggtactcgatcgagtatccttggtactcgatcgagtaagggggcactcgatcgagtaccttagctactcgatcgagtagccctggtaatttgtcttacgtgcttctgatcttcacctactcgatcgagtaagtcccttactcgatcgagtggcctgtactcgatctagtgacctctattttgggtcatatgtttatcttttgacttcgttgcatattatgtttaattcaaaggcgttattttgcttctttatgcattgttttacatgtatgttggtcttgacgcgtaagttacccaattttgtggtgtaaagagtggcacctatgatgagtatgagttcggtggggaggacatgatttatatgtgttgggattagtaagacttaattgaggcatagagcatgttgtgtgagacgagatgagtgacatgattgtatgttgagtaatgaaaatgtaagtgaatgtgggcaaggcatgatgtaagtttaaggaacgtgagaatgaaaagattgaaagaaaggatgtggatagtagcaacctgatatgtataataaattatggagggagatggctagaaatagtgttgagtaagaacatatgtaatgaaaggtcgttggggaaatagtggtatatagcgaacttaatgggacatgtcgcgacgtggatttgcggtAGTAGTGaccgagtttggaaatttgtgttatcgagagacgaaactacacGTGTGacttccttgggtaattaacagtattaaatgaattatgatttctagagatgtaaaaagggagatgcaattgtttgaacattaaacgttgattctatggatagattagtggcaagtgtgagtgatagcataataagagaagatccatggtaagaaagagtgggatgatgtcggtagaaaataatggaatttgagttttggagcaacaaaagggtaactggatttctaaagagttagctagaaggaataaggagttgaactattaattggtattattgagtgtaaagagaaaagaaggataaaagtaagctgaggaaaatattcaccggagttatgtgatataaaggtaaggaatcatcgaaatgtgtgatattatcatgaggatgttagttaatggttatatgggagcttcaagacaacatgtttaataatgagtttcgagaaattaaggaaagtaagaagttagtagaatatctgcatgatatgagattttggtggaaaaatggatgatgattcaattaaggaaaatattgggaagaatgttgaggtaattttgttcatggattcgatgttcgttgtttgggatgttaaccaaagatagaaaagaaatcatgatgtttagagatgagtgaagaggtttgatgtctggacagtggtagtgttatggtctttgactagtggttaaggttaagggtatattagaaaagtggcaattctaaagaggctgattttgtaaagactgaattgataaaagtatggttgtcaggaagtataagacatagtcttaggaggtggtttctcataatgagtgttagctgtatggttatgtatggcagaaggtgctggtgatgcgaatggaagaatgtgatgaggggcatgcgagttaagctcggacaacaggtaacctttgttgagtggtaacttacgtggtcaggattgactagttggttgtgattacgggtctatgatatgtgtaaatgtttgtgtgaggttctgacctcacaagaagtggtatggtgtgataattataaagtcatttttatgaatgttctgtaatatatatatatgttggacacggtagtttaattgaatgatatccaaaaaggtaataatttgattaatttgacatggctagttataattttatgtgtattaataacacatgtgtatttcgtgaaatggtagagatgatgttcatgagatgcttatctgtttaattcatataatatgttgcgttgtaattgagtaaagtggatttgagtaagttttcttgt is a genomic window containing:
- the LOC141632280 gene encoding uncharacterized protein LOC141632280; amino-acid sequence: MIIDNSKLNLGPVKSLRILKEYVIGYKNVGASFEDFKSFSRDIKSCKKFERHGILCRHVLCVLKDQGFKKVPSKYLLGRWSELATCKPIFSYDGQLLANCRAVDVHKNKISELWSELFTCVSLVELTPLYCDELLDILRGFKERVIIGRSVANDSGNSGIGQKKDKIAEIGILLGTSVPSEIKVLPPRQCKNKGSGKRPISQRVKAGEVSKKPLRRCTACGKMANHDSRNCDKRTTGD